From one Tsukamurella tyrosinosolvens genomic stretch:
- the lnt gene encoding apolipoprotein N-acyltransferase encodes MTLLVRGGAALLAGVALFFAFPPAGLWWLAPIGVAALVAVLATRERPTLRGGFGYGLLAGLGLFIPLLKWIDSMVGALPWIGLGITCALYYGAFGLIATRVARAPGGPVWVAAAFAVTEWARASFPFGGFPWGRLAFSQADGPLLALARYVGAPGLSFVVALLGASLAAAGVSAYRRADRRAYLLPAAAAALAAIGAAAAWPAVGAPSSGREVTIAAIQGNVPEQRWDVATQREAVLSNHLSETHRLATEVREGRQKQPDVVIWPENSSDVSPERDPDVAARIRAAAADVGAPILVGTVHYDGTGRYYNSMILIDANGPLERHDKAILQPFGETMPMRDFFRLFSDYVDLANDFTPGTGPGVVHPNGVPLGVATCYEVAFDRALRGSVENGAQVLTVPTNNATFGRTGMTYQQLGMSRVRAVELDRDVVVAATTGVSALVRPDGEVTRQTSIWTNDHLVETIRLRDGLTPAARLGDWGEVALLVATLCGIAIAIRHDGGLFQPRPRTEEPA; translated from the coding sequence GTGACGCTCCTGGTCCGCGGGGGAGCCGCGCTGCTCGCCGGCGTCGCGCTGTTCTTCGCCTTCCCGCCGGCGGGCCTGTGGTGGCTCGCGCCGATCGGGGTCGCGGCGCTGGTCGCCGTCCTCGCCACCCGCGAACGCCCGACGCTGCGCGGCGGCTTCGGATACGGCCTCCTCGCCGGGCTCGGCCTGTTCATCCCCCTGCTCAAGTGGATCGACTCCATGGTCGGCGCCCTCCCGTGGATCGGCCTGGGCATCACCTGCGCCCTCTACTACGGCGCGTTCGGCCTGATCGCGACGCGCGTCGCCCGTGCCCCCGGCGGCCCCGTGTGGGTCGCGGCGGCGTTCGCCGTCACGGAATGGGCGCGCGCCTCCTTCCCGTTCGGCGGCTTCCCGTGGGGGAGGCTCGCCTTCAGCCAGGCCGACGGTCCGCTGCTGGCCCTGGCCCGGTACGTCGGGGCGCCCGGCCTGTCCTTCGTCGTCGCCCTGCTCGGCGCGAGTCTCGCCGCCGCGGGAGTCTCGGCGTACCGTCGGGCGGACCGTCGTGCGTACCTGCTGCCCGCGGCCGCGGCGGCCCTCGCGGCGATCGGAGCGGCCGCGGCCTGGCCGGCCGTGGGGGCACCGTCGTCGGGGCGCGAGGTGACCATTGCCGCGATCCAGGGGAACGTGCCGGAGCAGCGCTGGGACGTCGCGACGCAGCGGGAGGCCGTGCTCAGCAACCACCTGAGCGAGACGCACCGGCTCGCGACGGAGGTGCGGGAGGGCCGACAGAAGCAGCCCGACGTCGTGATCTGGCCGGAGAACTCCTCGGACGTCTCGCCCGAGCGCGACCCGGACGTCGCGGCGCGGATCCGGGCCGCGGCCGCCGACGTGGGCGCGCCGATCCTGGTCGGCACGGTGCACTACGACGGCACGGGCCGCTACTACAACAGCATGATCCTCATCGACGCGAACGGGCCCCTGGAGCGGCACGACAAGGCCATCCTGCAGCCCTTCGGCGAGACCATGCCGATGCGCGACTTCTTCCGCCTGTTCAGCGACTACGTCGACCTGGCGAACGACTTCACGCCCGGGACCGGGCCCGGCGTCGTGCACCCGAACGGCGTTCCGCTGGGCGTGGCGACCTGCTACGAGGTCGCCTTCGACCGGGCGCTCCGCGGGTCCGTCGAGAACGGGGCCCAGGTGCTCACCGTCCCCACGAACAACGCGACCTTCGGCCGGACCGGGATGACCTACCAGCAGCTCGGCATGTCCCGCGTGCGGGCCGTCGAGCTCGACCGCGACGTCGTCGTCGCGGCCACCACCGGTGTGAGCGCCCTGGTGCGCCCCGACGGCGAGGTGACGCGGCAGACGAGCATCTGGACCAACGACCACCTCGTCGAGACGATCCGGCTCCGCGACGGCCTCACCCCGGCGGCGCGCCTGGGGGATTGGGGCGAGGTCGCACTGCTCGTGGCCACCCTCTGCGGAATCGCGATCGCGATAAGGCACGATGGAGGTCTGTTTCAGCCCCGCCCACGGACCGAGGAACCTGC